One stretch of Mangifera indica cultivar Alphonso chromosome 9, CATAS_Mindica_2.1, whole genome shotgun sequence DNA includes these proteins:
- the LOC123225869 gene encoding uncharacterized protein LOC123225869 codes for MATAKDTDDLPSLLAEQRVELMAAQSLESDLDYAFRLQLEEAISASLTLAPSTSASTSSALPQLPLDDVGSTIASLQSEELEKMERELGDYERAKLEIRKTSEAIRRAAHDQKFAMELSRMPEDEWQNWGDNFEKPFGEGCSGSQAARDDNIFSLYFKGLVSEERMDDKKVVLCGIGIEICDPSGHVIFPFQKPVIGGVMSKNAAEAKALIEGLNFAISLELDRVRIYCDCYPLYQFVTGRWSPKQRKVAALVNEVASLQTKFRYCNTFYVARNTMTGVFKLARAAIDSQITRPVELSRGKTVDETCVICLEDTDVGQMFSIEGCLHRYCFSCMKQHVEAKLRHGMVPKCPHEGCKSELKVDSCREFLTPKLLEMLNQRIKEASIPATEKVYCPNPRCSTLMRKSEVSEYAKNAFRGSNLFGAAKCVKCDGLFCINCKVPWHRNMSCTVYKRFNPNPPVEDVKLKSLASKNLWRQCVKCNHMIELSEGCYHMTCRCGYEFCYNCGAEWKNKKATCSCPLWDEDNILFDDSDEESFEEEEDEDYESSLDSDTDWY; via the exons ATGGCAACTGCCAAAGACACAGATGACCTTCCTTCTTTACTCGCAGAACAGCGCGTGGAGCTCATGGCTGCTCAATCCCTAGAATCCGACCTCGATTATGCCTTCCGTCTCCAACTTGAAGAAGCAATCTCTGCTTCTCTCACTCTTGCCCCCTCCACCTCAGCCTCCACGTCATCAGCACTGCCGCAACTACCCCTAGACGATGTCGGTTCTACCATCGCCTCGCTCCAGTCCGAAGAACTCGAGAAGATGGAGCGAGAACTCGGCGATTACGAACGAGCGAAACTGGAGATACGCAAAACAAGTGAAGCTATTCGTCGTGCTGCTCACGATCAGAAATTCGCTATGGAACTTTCCAGGATGCCGGAGGACGAGTGGCAAAATTGGGGCGATAATTTCGAGAAACCGTTCGGCGAAGGATGTTCAGGAAGTCAGGCTGCACGTGACGATAATATATTTAGCCTTTATTTTAAGGGATTGGTGAGTGAAGAGAGGATGGATGACAAAAAAGTTGTGTTATGTGGGATTGGTATAGAGATATGCGATCCTTCGGGTCATGTGATTTTCCCGTTTCAGAAGCCTGTGATTGGTGGCGTGATGAGCAAGAATGCTGCTGAAGCCAAGGCTTTGATTGAAGGACTTAATTTTGCTATATCTTTAGAGCTCGACCGTGTTCGTATCTACTGTGATTGTTATCCTTTGTATCAATTT GTAACAGGAAGATGGTCACCAAAGCAACGGAAGGTTGCTGCGTTAGTCAATGAAGTGGCCtctcttcaaacaaaatttaggtACTGCAACACCTTTTATGTGGCACGTAATACTATGACAGGTGTCTTCAAACTTGCAAGAGCTGCGATAGATTCTCAAATCACAAGGCCTGTGGAGTTGAGCCGTGGCAAAACTGTTGATGAAACATGTGTTATCTGTTTGGAAGATACTGATGTTGGTCAAATGTTTTCCATTGAAGGATGCTTGCACCGGTACTGCTTTTCTTGTATGAAACAGCATGTGGAAGCAAAGTTGCGTCATGGAATGGTGCCTAAATGTCCTCATGAAGGTTGTAAATCTGAACTTAAAGTTGATAGCTGTAGAGAATTCTTGACACCTAAGTTACTTGAAATGCTGAATCAACGTATAAAAGAAGCTTCAATTCCTGCTACAGAGAAAGTTTATTGCCCAAATCCTAGGTGCTCAACATTAATGAGAAAAAGTGAGGTTTCAGAATATGCTAAAAATGCCTTTCGTGGTTCCAATCTGTTTGGAGCTGCAAAATGTGTGAAATGCGATGGCCTTTTCTGCATAAATTGCAAGGTTCCTTGGCATCGTAATATGAGTTGCACTGTTTACAAAAGGTTTAATCCCAATCCCCCTGTGGAGGATGTGAAGTTAAAGTCTCTTGCATCAAAAAATCTGTGGCGCCAATGTGTGAAGTGCAACCATATGATAGAACTTTCTGAAGGTTGTTACCATATGACTTGCAG ATGTGGATATGAGTTTTGTTATAACTGTGGAGCGGAGTGGAAGAACAAAAAGGCAACTTGTTCTTGTCCTCTTTGGGATGAGGATAATATCTTGTTTGATGACAGCGATGAAGAGTCttttgaagaagaggaagatgaagatTATGAGTCATCCCTTGATTCTGATACAGACTggtattga